One genomic window of Podarcis muralis chromosome 9, rPodMur119.hap1.1, whole genome shotgun sequence includes the following:
- the LOC114604470 gene encoding rho-related BTB domain-containing protein 2-like, whose amino-acid sequence MDLDLDYERPNVETIKCVVVGDNAVGKTRLICARACNATLTQYQLLATHVPTVWAIDQYRVCQEVLERSRDVVDEVSISLRLWDTFGDHHKDRRFAYGRSDVVVLCFSLANPNSLRHVTSMWYPEIKHFCPRTPIVLVGCQLDLRYADLEAVNRARRPLAKPIKPSDILPPECGHEVAKELGIPYYETSMVAQFGIKDVFDNAIRAALISRRHLQFWKSHLKKVQRPLLQAPFLPPKPPPPVIHIPEPAPGEGRGPDALFRQPLCADVVFCLQGGHRVFAHRVYLATSCSKFYDLFALDSPEAAGAKEPAVRTRSLDADIQCGSSAAVAAASLRASQSDDPLRLGRAPRALAGWGRGFVSMRQEAVRDPVTLREKPMAAVYLDGLVQAGPFLAVLEYLYTGRLEQHGADLMQVAAIAELLEVFDLRMMVANILNKESFMNREITKAFHVRRANRIKECLSKGTFADVVFVVDDGLVPAHKPLLLAGCDFMVAMFGSTFRESCAAEVALPGTNCACLRAVLEFLYTGLFVPTPDLDAMELLVLTNRLCLTRLQALTEQYAVDELVHASLQKVEIDAQVILYLEMTQFHNARQLAAWCLHYLCTNYNSVCRRFPREMKCMSPENQAHFERHRWPPIWYLKEEDRYLRLQRERQLEEEMLQKQHPRRKWCFWRPQHSSPVS is encoded by the exons ATGGATCTGGACCTGGACTATGAGCGCCCCAACGTCGAGACCATCAAGTGCGTGGTGGTGGGCGACAACGCCGTGGGCAAGACCCGCCTCATCTGCGCCAGGGCCTGCAATGCCACCCTCACCCAGTACCAGCTGCTGGCCACCCACGTGCCCACCGTCTGGGCCATCGACCAGTACCGCGTGTGCCAGGAG GTGCTGGAGCGCTCGCGGGACGTGGTGGACGAGGTCAGCATCTCCCTCCGGCTCTGGGACACCTTTGGCGACCACCACAAGGACCGGCGCTTCGCCTACGGCAG GTCGGACGTGGTGGTGCTCTGCTTCTCCCTGGCCAACCCCAACTCCCTGCGACACGTGACCAGCATGTGGTACCCCGAGATCAAGCACTTCTGCCCGCGCACCCCCATCGTGCTGGTCGGATGCCAGCTGGACCTGCGCTACGCTGACCTGGAGGCCGTCAACCGCGCTCGCCGACCGCTGGCCAA GCCCATTAAACCGTCGGACATCCTTCCCCCCGAGTGTGGGCACGAGGTGGCGAAGGAGCTGGGCATCCCCTACTACGAGACCAGCATGGTGGCTCAGTTTGGCATCAAGGACGTCTTTGACAACGCCATCCGCGCCGCCCTCATCTCCCGCCGCCACCTGCAGTTCTGGAAGTCCCACCTGAAGAAGGTGCAGCGCCCGCTGCTGCAGGCGcccttcctgccccccaagcCGCCCCCGCCCGTCATCCACATCCCGGAGCCGGCGCCCGGGGAGGGCAGGGGCCCCGACGCCCTCTTCCGCCAGCCGCTGTGCGCCGACGTGGTCTTCTGCCTGCAGGGGGGCCACCGGGTCTTTGCCCACCGGGTCTACCTGGCCACGTCCTGCTCCAAATTCTACGACCTCTTTGCGCTGGACTCTCCCGAGGCCGCGGGCGCCAAGGAACCAGCGGTGAGGACTAGGAGCTTGGATGCCGACATCCAGTGTGGCTCGTCGGCCGCGGTCGCGGCGGCTTCTCTCCGGGCCTCGCAGAGCGACGATCCCCTGCGCTTGGGTCGGGCGCCGCGGGCGCTGGCGGGCTGGGGCCGGGGCTTCGTCAGCATGCGCCAGGAGGCGGTGCGCGACCCCGTGACGCTTCGCGAGAAGCCCATGGCGGCCGTCTACCTGGACGGGCTGGTGCAGGCGGGGCCTTTCCTGGCGGTGCTGGAATACCTGTACACGGGGCGGCTGGAGCAGCACGGCGCCGACCTGATGCAGGTGGCGGCCATCGCCGAGCTGCTGGAGGTGTTTGACCTGCGCATGATGGTGGCCAACATCCTCAACAAGGAGAGCTTCATGAACCGGGAGATCACCAAGGCCTTCCATGTCCGGCGTGCCAACCGGATCAAGGAGTGCCTGAGCAAGGGGACCTTTGCAG ATGTCGTCTTTGTGGTCGACGACGGGTTGGTGCCGGCCCACAAGCCCCTTCTCCTGGCCGGCTGCGACTTCATGGTCGCCATGTTTGGGAGCACCTTCCGGGAGAGCTGCGCTGCGGAG gtcgCCCTGCCGGGCACCAACTGCGCCTGCCTGCGGGCCGTGCTGGAGTTCCTCTACACGGGCCTCTTTGTCCCCACGCCAGACCTGGACGCCATGGAGCTGCTGGTGCTGACCAACCGCCTTTGCCTGACCCGCCTGCAGGCCCTGACCG AGCAGTACGCAGTGGATGAACTGGTCCATGCCAGCCTGCAGAAGGTGGAGATTGACGCCCAGGTCATCCTGTACCTGGAGATGACGCAG ttccACAACGCCCGCCAGCTGgctgcctggtgccttcactatcTCTGCACCAACTACAACAGCGTCTGCCGCCGCTTCCCCCGCGAGATGAAGTGcatgtctccag agaaccAGGCCCACTTTGAGCGCCACCGCTGGCCCCCGATCTGGTACCTGAAGGAGGAGGACCGCTACCTGCGGCTGCAGAGAGAGcgccagctggaggaggagatgcTTCAGAAGCAGCACCCGCGGCGCAAGTGGTGCTTCTGGCGCCCCCAGCACTCCAGCCCCGTCTCctga